The following proteins are encoded in a genomic region of Leptospira fainei serovar Hurstbridge str. BUT 6:
- a CDS encoding ABC transporter ATP-binding protein: MQIKPVVSIKNLSKTYASGFQALKNVSLEIRDGEIIALLGPNGAGKTTLISIICGIVNPSSGSVTVAGHDIIRNYRQTRSLIGLVPQELTVHAFETVWATVSFSRGLFGKPPNPAYVEKVLKSLSLWEKKDQTIITLSGGMKRRVLIAKALSHEPSVLFLDEPTAGVDVELRKDMWNIVRSLRDSGVTIILTTHYIEEAEEIADRVGIINNGELILVEEKSELMHKLGKKQIIIDLISSLNSIPNSLNGHELEITNNGLQLVYTYDSNGKQNGITSFLDDLRNAGIGFRDLNTTQSSLEEIFVKLVKESK; encoded by the coding sequence ATGCAAATAAAACCCGTCGTCTCGATCAAAAATCTTTCTAAAACATACGCCTCCGGGTTTCAAGCTCTAAAGAATGTAAGCTTGGAAATTCGCGATGGGGAAATTATAGCCTTATTGGGACCGAATGGAGCCGGTAAAACTACGTTAATCTCCATCATCTGCGGGATTGTAAATCCTAGCTCTGGCTCAGTTACAGTCGCAGGGCATGATATCATTCGCAATTATCGACAAACCCGCTCTCTTATCGGACTTGTCCCCCAGGAACTGACTGTTCACGCATTCGAAACCGTCTGGGCGACCGTCAGCTTTAGTCGCGGCCTGTTTGGGAAACCGCCAAACCCCGCTTATGTGGAAAAAGTATTAAAATCCTTATCGTTATGGGAAAAGAAAGACCAAACCATCATTACTCTTTCCGGAGGTATGAAACGACGAGTATTAATCGCCAAGGCGCTTTCCCACGAACCTTCAGTATTGTTCTTAGACGAACCCACTGCCGGCGTCGATGTGGAATTAAGGAAAGATATGTGGAATATCGTACGATCGTTGCGCGATAGCGGAGTGACTATCATTCTAACGACGCATTATATAGAAGAAGCGGAAGAGATTGCCGATCGGGTAGGAATTATAAATAACGGAGAATTGATTCTCGTTGAAGAAAAAAGCGAGTTGATGCATAAACTCGGAAAGAAACAGATCATCATCGACCTAATATCATCTTTGAATTCTATTCCTAACTCTCTCAACGGTCACGAATTAGAAATCACTAATAATGGCTTACAACTGGTCTATACTTACGATAGTAACGGAAAGCAAAACGGAATCACCTCTTTCTTGGACGATCTGCGCAACGCCGGTATCGGTTTCCGAGATTTAAATACGACCCAGAGTTCTTTAGAAGAGATCTTCGTTAAATTAGTAAAGGAGTCCAAATGA